One Tetrapisispora phaffii CBS 4417 chromosome 2, complete genome genomic region harbors:
- the PUN1 gene encoding Pun1p (similar to Saccharomyces cerevisiae YLR414C; ancestral locus Anc_4.286) codes for MANGAKLFLAGIITFVSFIIAIVSFAGSTSNYKPINEIYVAHLNLKNIKNDAVFTNLTQALDSNSLPNYINIGLWSYCISGTNSDKIEKCTSPKGIQEFDLKTLLYDNVANNESEDLLDSIDDILLPDSIANKKGYYNGLSRCMWITLIIGIIVLFLDLIFIILRMLFALRALKIIGLFLACVAFASLIISGSTSVATYVYIKVHLNKNYDEYGIKLDLGRNFFCILWGSILGSLLNLLLWVSVRDDVRRTYVTQAGPSQSGKRIIL; via the coding sequence ATGGCTAATGGGGCTAAACTTTTTTTAGCCGGTATAATTACTTTTGTATCCTTTATTATTGCAATTGTTTCCTTTGCAGGTTCAACATCAAATTATAAACctattaatgaaatttatgTTGcacatttaaatttaaaaaatattaaaaatgatgcAGTTTTCACAAATTTAACACAAGCGTTAGATTCTAATTCATTACCAAATTACATTAATATAGGGTTGTGGTCATATTGTATATCGGGTACAAACTcagataaaattgaaaaatgtacATCACCAAAAGGTATTCAAGAATTTGATTTGaaaactttattatatgATAACGTGGCTAATAACGAATCAGAAGATTTATTGGATTCAATCGATGATATTCTACTGCCTGACTCCAttgcaaataaaaaaggTTATTATAATGGTTTAAGTAGGTGTATGTGGATCACACTCATTATAGGTATTATTGTTCTATTTTtagatttaatatttatcatattACGAATGTTGTTTGCTCTTAGGGCATTAAAGATAATAGGTTTGTTTTTAGCTTGTGTGGCATTCGCTTCATTGATAATTAGTGGTTCAACAAGTGTGGCGACttatgtttatattaaaGTGCATCTGaacaaaaattatgatGAGTACGGTATTAAATTAGATTTAGGTAGAAACTTTTTCTGTATTTTATGGGGTTCGATTCTAGGTTCTTTActgaatttattattatggGTCTCGGTAAGGGACGATGTTCGTAGAACTTACGTTACACAAGCAGGTCCATCTCAATCAGGTAAGCGTATTATCTTATAA
- the TPHA0B02000 gene encoding uncharacterized protein (similar to Saccharomyces cerevisiae YKL187C and YLR413W; ancestral locus Anc_4.285) translates to MRMNFGKRTWLAIAILFLFTTFIMMIISIAGCSSNYSPINNVYIFNADIKKLNVTKVLPQLSPLLSFIGTALTAENATVESVFGVFDSLTNTTVFSPLLNILADTNNATATINSLNVLSPLALSNTTSALVGTAVTPIETLFNLTSNATQTILGLEELINAVTSTNSTTNAKDQALLLSLLADSSNVTGSTAAVMTLNNLTLIQKVSIAPLLTLISNSSDVASTLDHLAVVANATLPTALVSTLFSTLGNITDVSALNTTLTALAGLVPSSLESSFESITDIITTSSDPLSAIDTLYSLFSQNITSSDWAASSLTALTKLVEYGNNDTEVLSTVTELAANTDTATTTAELTGLYNIFSSSTNATETLEIVSSLSSLLTVSSPLTTYIPYLFTLLGVSTAPLNTISNLIAIIEWAGPNASLFTPIVEILESVTTLAPVTEAQLEAMVPSLLAYLEVPTDYRLALMSICHQMSDGEIVSCTRHHPVQGLDFRTIIYDALDESKLQPYLDGLSIGADDLYLQGKLLEKEHEYVPAMKAVLAMSILSFISCLCGITIAVLLIRKPVSSVKCWFSIVAFITFICVFTGLAAAITAAIVGIVKSGTKEDNFGVIITNGPAYYGLVWTSFSLTFLTVFIYFFDGLYSTGYIHTYRNKARVDEESNDDKENAEVNVKELSNSNGEDSDSTESVPHV, encoded by the coding sequence atgAGAATGAATTTCGGTAAACGTACTTGGTTAGCAATTgccattttatttttgtttacaACTTTCATTATGATGATTATTTCAATTGCCGGTTGTTCATCGAATTATTCCccaattaataatgtttACATTTTCAATGCTGATATTAAGAAACTAAATGTCACTAAGGTTTTACCTCAATTATCTCCTCTATTATCCTTCATTGGTACCGCTTTAACAGCTGAAAATGCTACTGTCGAAAGTGTCTTTGGGGTCTTTGACAGTTTAACCAACACTACTGTTTTCTCTCCATTATTGAACATCTTAGCTGATACTAACAATGCTACTGCTACTATCAATTCTTTGAATGTATTATCTCCATTGGCTTTATCCAACACTACTTCCGCCTTAGTTGGTACTGCAGTTACTCCAATTGAAACTTTATTCAATCTAACTAGTAACGCTACTCAAACTATTCTGGGCTTAGAAGAATTGATCAATGCTGTTACCTCAACGAACTCAACCACTAATGCCAAAGATCAAGCATTACTTTTAAGTTTATTAGCTGATTCTTCAAATGTCACTGGCTCTACCGCTGCTGTAATGACGTTAAATAACTTGACTTTAATACAAAAAGTCTCAATCGCTCCCTTATTAACTTTGATCAGCAACTCTAGTGATGTTGCTTCTACTTTAGACCACCTAGCTGTTGTTGCAAACGCTACTTTACCAACTGCTTTAGTTTCAACACTATTCAGCACCCTAGGTAACATCACTGATGTCAGTGCTTTAAACACTACTCTGACTGCTTTAGCTGGCTTGGTCCCATCTTCTTTGGAATCTTCCTTCGAATCTATTACTGATATCATTACAACATCATCTGATCCATTATCTGCCATTGATActttatattctttattcAGTCAAAATATTACTTCATCTGACTGGGCTGCCTCGTCTTTAACCGCTTTAACTAAATTGGTTGAATATGGTAATAACGATACTGAAGTTCTTTCAACTGTCACCGAATTAGCTGCTAATACTGATACCGCAACTACAACTGCTGAATTAACCGGTCTATACAACATTTTCAGTTCTTCTACTAATGCTACTGAAACTTTAGAAATTGTTTCTTCATTGTCTTCATTGCTAACCGTTTCATCTCCATTGACAACCTACATTCCATATCTATTCACTTTACTCGGTGTCTCTACTGCTCCATTAAATACTATTTCCAATTTGATTGCTATTATTGAATGGGCTGGTCCAAATGCCTCCCTTTTCACTCCAATTGTTGAAATCTTAGAAAGTGTCACAACATTGGCCCCAGTTACTGAAGCACAATTGGAAGCCATGGTTCCATCCTTATTAGCTTACTTAGAAGTTCCAACTGACTACAGATTAGCTCTAATGTCTATTTGTCACCAAATGTCAGATGGTGAAATCGTTTCTTGTACCAGACACCACCCAGTTCAAGGTCTAGACTTCAGAACTATTATTTACGACGCCCTAGATGAATCTAAACTTCAACCATATTTAGATGGTTTATCAATTGGTGCTGACGACTTATACTTACAAGGTAAACTATTAGAAAAGGAACACGAATATGTTCCAGCTATGAAAGCTGTTTTAGCCATGTCTATTCTTTCTTTCATTTCATGTTTATGTGGTATTACTATTGCTGTGTTATTAATTAGAAAGCCAGTCTCAAGTGTTAAGTGTTGGTTCTCTATCGTTGCCTTCATTACCTTTATTTGTGTTTTCACCGGTTTAGCTGCTGCCATTACTGCCGCCATTGTCGGTATCGTCAAGTCCGGTACTAAGGAAGATAACTTTGgtgttattattaccaaCGGTCCTGCATACTATGGTTTAGTATGGACCTCCTTCTCTTTGACTTTCTTAACTGTTTTTATCTACTTCTTCGATGGTCTATACTCTACTGGTTACATTCACACTTACAGAAACAAAGCTAGAGTTGATGAAGAATCTAACGATGACAAAGAAAACGCTGAAGTTAATGTTAAAGAGTTATCTAACAGTAATGGCGAGGACAGCGATTCTACTGAAAGTGTTCCTCACGTTTga